In the Agrococcus beijingensis genome, CGTAGGGGCTGCTCACGAAGACCGGCCCCAGTGCCGCGAAGAGGATGACGAGCACGAGGAAGGAGAGCGCGATCTTCGCGCCGAGCGAGAGGCCGCCGAGGCGGAGGCCGGGAGCGGAGAGCCGCTGGGTGAGTGCGCGTCGCATGTCAGACCGTCCTGATGCGGGGGTTGATGAGCACGTACAGGAGGTCGACGACGATGTTGATCACGACGAACGCGAGGGCGACGGCGAGCGTCACGCCCTGCACGAGGTTCGGCTCGTTGTTGGTGACGCCGTTGAGGATGAGCGTGCCCATGCCGGGCAGCGCGAAGATGATCTCGATCACCACGGCGCCGCCGAGCAGGTAGCCCACCCGCAGGCCGAGCACCGTGACGGGCGTGATGAGCGCGTTGCGCAGCACGTTGCGGCCGATCACGACGGCTCGCGGCACACCGGCGCCGAGCGCGGTGCGCACGTAGTCGCGGTCGAGCTCCTCGACCATGGCGGTGCGCACGACGCGCGAGAGCTGGCCGATCACCGGCACCGCGAGCGAGACCGCCGGCAGCGCCATGCGCGCCAGCCAGCCGCCGAAGTCTTCGGTGGGCGAGGGCAGGGCGCCCGAGGCGGGCAGCACCTGCAGCTGCAGGGTGAACAGCTGGATCAGCAGCACGGCGAGCCAGAACGACGGCGTCGAGAGCGACGCGATCGACAGCACGCGGATCGCCTGGTCGGGCCAGCGGTCGCGGTAGAGGGCGGCGATGACGCCGAGCAGGGTGGCGACGACGACGGCGATGATCAGGCCGAGGAACGTGAGCTGCAGCGTGATGGGGAAGGCCCGCAGCACGTCGTCGATGACGGGCAGCTGGCGCGCCGAGTAGGTGCCGAGGTCGCCCTGCAGCATGCCGCCGAGGAAGCCGAGGTAGCGCACCGGCAGCGGGTCGTCGAGGCC is a window encoding:
- a CDS encoding ABC transporter permease; this translates as MSNTLRLIGRRLLQLPIMILGITFLVFFVMSFSDVDPAITALGEGSSIEAREAYRASLGLDDPLPVRYLGFLGGMLQGDLGTYSARQLPVIDDVLRAFPITLQLTFLGLIIAVVVATLLGVIAALYRDRWPDQAIRVLSIASLSTPSFWLAVLLIQLFTLQLQVLPASGALPSPTEDFGGWLARMALPAVSLAVPVIGQLSRVVRTAMVEELDRDYVRTALGAGVPRAVVIGRNVLRNALITPVTVLGLRVGYLLGGAVVIEIIFALPGMGTLILNGVTNNEPNLVQGVTLAVALAFVVINIVVDLLYVLINPRIRTV